Proteins from one Rosa chinensis cultivar Old Blush chromosome 7, RchiOBHm-V2, whole genome shotgun sequence genomic window:
- the LOC112175960 gene encoding uncharacterized protein LOC112175960, producing MERLLSSSSSPTPKLHLKQPSSFHHPLARLDFPKLNFPSSSKLPTLRRAAAAVSVSCKHQNPSPFSSPDGLPSNRVGSGTNGSAPNPLLLNQIADGASKQRKAITTGAFVALSALILVLVQPAFAPAALASFQTATKTGGPAAVAVGGRLIQTELLSSAWTGFFAGCLHTLSGPDHLAALAPLSIGRTRIESALVGALWGCGHDAGQVIFGLVFLLLKDQLHIEVIRTWGTRVVGLTLLVIGAMGIKEASEVPSPCVALENGECDVSVYETLDNPTVGKKKIGFATFATGIVHGLQPDALMMVLPALALPSRVAGAAFLVMFLVGTVVAMGSYTVFLGSCSQALKDRVPRITEKLTWASSLIAIALGFAIIISQFFGYSLY from the exons ATGGAAAGGCTTCTGtcctcttcttcatccccaACCCCTAAACTCCATCTTAAACAACCCTCTTCCTTTCACCACCCACTCGCTCGTCTCGACTTCCCCAAGCTCAATTTCCCCTCCTCTTCAAAGCTGCCCACTTTGAGACGGGCCGCCGCCGCCGTCTCTGTTTCCTGCAAACATCAAAACCCATCTCCATTTTCTTCGCCGGACGGTTTGCCGTCGAACCGGGTCGGGTCGGGGACAAATGGGTCGGCGCCAAATCCCCTGCTTCTCAATCAGATCGCAGATGGCGCCTCTAAGCAACGCAAG GCCATCACCACTGGGGCATTTGTTGCGCTTTCTGCTCTTATTTTGGTCTTAGTACAACCTGCCTTTGCACCAGCGGCTCTTGCTTCTTTTCAAACTGCAACTAAGACAGGTGGTCCAGCTGCTGTTGCAGTTGGGGGAAGACTCATCCAGACTGAATTACTTAGTAGTGCATGGACCGGTTTCTTTGCTGGTTGCCTGCACACATTATCAGGGCCTGACCACCTAGCTGCTTTGGCTCCACTCTCAATTGGGCGTACCCGCATTGAAAGTGCTCTTGTTGGAGCCCTCTGGGGATGTGGCCATGATGCTGGCCAGGTTATCTTTGGATTAGTATTTCTACTACTGAAGGACCAGCTCCATATTGAAGTTATTCGAACTTGGGGCACAAGAGTTGTTGGGCTTACTTTACTAGTTATTGGTGCTATGGGCATTAAGGAAGCTTCAGAAGTCCCAAGTCCTTGTGTTGCCTTGGAGAATGGCGAGTGTGATGTTAGTGTGTACGAAACTCTTGATAACCCAACtgttgggaagaagaagattggattTGCTACTTTTGCCACCGGAATTGTACATGGGCTGCAGCCAGATGCATTGATGATGGTGTTGCCTGCACTTGCTTTGCCATCTCGTGTTGCTGGCGCTGCATTTCTAGTTATGTTCTTAGTTGGGACCGTAGTTGCCATGGGAAGCTACACAGTCTTTCTAGGCTCATGTAGTCAGGCATTAAAGGACAGAGTGCCCAGAATAACAGAGAAACTGACATGGGCTTCTTCCCTGATTGCAATTGCTCTTGGATTTGCCATTATTATCAGCCAGTTCTTTGGGTATAGCCTGTATTAG
- the LOC112175961 gene encoding CDP-diacylglycerol--inositol 3-phosphatidyltransferase 1: protein MAKKSVPQPRLTKLSVYLYIPNIIGYIRVLMNCYAFAICFSNKRLFSLLYFVSFVCDGVDGWCARKFNQVSTFGAVLDMVTDRISTACLLVILSQVYRPGLIFLSLLALDIGSHWLQMYSTFLLGKASHKDVKDSTNWLFKAYYGNRMFMAYCCVACEVLYIILFLVAKNETENVIEVLMGLAQHITPLSVLVGLCLFGWAVKQAINCIQLKTAADVCVLHDINKKQSP from the exons ATGGCCAAGAAATCGGTACCACAACCACGGCTAACAAAGCTTTCGGTCTATCTTTACATTCCCAATATAATTG GGTACATTAGGGTTCTCATGAACTGTTATGCTTTCGCCATATGCTTCTCCAACAAACGGCTTTTCTCCCTTCTCTATTTTGTCAG CTTTGTCTGTGATGGAGTAGATGGTTGGTGTGCTCGCAAATTCAATCAAG TTTCAACATTTGGAGCCGTTTTGGACATGGTAACAGAcag GATAAGCACTGCATGTCTCTTGGTAATTCTTTCACAAGTCTATCG GCCTGGCTTGATTTTCCTCTCGTTGCTTGCCTTAGATATTGGTAGCCACTGGCTGCAGATGTACAG TACCTTCCTGCTTGGCAAGGCTAGTCACAAAGATGTGAAAGATAGCACTAATTGGCTTTTTAAAGCATACTATGGGAATCGGATGTTTATGGCTTACTGTTGTGTGGCATGTGAG GTGCTTTATATCATTCTATTTCTTGTTGCAAAGAATGAAACTGAGAATGTGATTGAA GTTCTAATGGGTCTTGCACAACATATTACACCTCTTTCTGTTCTTGTTGGTTTGTGTTTATTTGGATGGGCAGTCAAACAAGCAATTAATTGTATACAG TTGAAGACAGCAGCAGATGTGTGTGTTCTTCATGATATCAACAAAAAGCAGAGCCCATAA